The stretch of DNA GGCCTCTGAGGAGCTTTTATATCGAGAGACCCACAGATGGGCAGGTATGAGCGGCGAAGACGGGGAAACGGACGAAACGACGCGGAAAGAAACCCTGAAAGTTTCGGGGATGCACTGCGCCACCTGCGCCGTCACCCTTGAGAAGGCCCTGAAAAATGTTGAAGGGGTGAAGAGCGCCTCGGTGAACCTGGGAGCCGAGCAGGCGGCGGTGGAGTACGACCCCGCCCGCGTCTCGGCGGCCAGCCTCCAGCAGGCCGTCACCGGGGCCGGATACGGGGTGATCACCGGAACGGCCGTCCTGAAAGTAGGGGGCATGATGTGCGCCACCTGCGTCCGGACGGTCGAGGCGGCCCTGGAGAGCCTTCCAGGCGTCTTCACGGCCACCGTGAACCTGGGATCGGAGCGCGCCTACGTCACCTACAACCCTGACGCCGTCACCGTGGCAGAGATGGCGAAGGCGATCGAGGAGGCGGGTTACCAGTATATCGGCACCGAAGAGGAGGAAACCGGGGAGATTGAGCGGAAGGCGCGTGAGGCCGACCTGAACGACAAACGCTGGCGGATCGCCATCGGCGCCGTCGCCTCCGCGGTCCTGATGGGGATCATGTGGACCGCACCGCCGCTCCCCTTCGATATGGCCTACCTCATGCTCGTCATCGCCGCCCCGGCCTTCGCCTACCTTTCGTGGCCGATCTTTCTCGCCGCCTGGCGGGCCCTGCGGAACCGGACCCTGAACATGGACGTGATGTACTCGATGGGCATCGGGGTCGCCTTCGCCGCATCGGTCCTGGGCACCTTCGGCATCGTCCTCACCCAAGAATACCTCTTCTACGAGACAGCGGTGATGCTTGCCACCTTCCTCACCCTCGGCCGCTACCTCGAGGCAAGGGCAAAGGGGCGAACGGGCGAGGCGATCGCCGCCCTGATCCGCCTCAGGCCAAAGACCGCCACCGTCCTCGTCGACGGGAAGGAGGAAAAACGGCCGATCGACGAGGTGCTGCCCGGCGACACCGTGCTCGTCAGGTCAGGCGAGCGCGTCCCGGTCGACGGCACAGTCAACCGCGGCGAGAGCTACGTGGACGAGTCGATGATCACCGGCGAACCCCTCCCGGTCAGGAAAGAGGCAGGCGAGGGAGTCGTGGGCGGAACCATCAACGGCGACGGCGTGCTCGAGGTTGCGGCCACACGGGTCGGCCGGGACACGGTGCTCGCCCAGATCATCAGGCTCGTCGAGGAGGCACAGGGAACAAAACCCCCGGTCCAGCGGATCGCAGACACGGCGGTGGCATACTTCATCCCGGCCGTGCTCTCCATCGCCGCGGCCGCCTTTCTCTTCTGGTACCTCGTTGCCGGGGCCACCCTGCTCTTCGCCCTCTCCACCCTGATCTCGGTCCTCGTCGTCGCCTGCCCGTGTGCCCTCGGCCTCGCCACCCCGACGGCGATCACTGTCGGTGTCGGCAGGGGCGCAGAACTCGGCATCCTGATCAAGAGCGGCGAGGCGCTGGAAGCAGCTGAACGCCTTGATACAGTCGCCTTCGACAAGACCGGCACCCTGACGGAGGGGAAGCCCCGGGTGACCGACATCGTCGGGCTCGCCCTCACGGCAGAGGAGAGCCTCGCCCTCGCCGCCGGTGCCGAACAGAACTCGAACCACCCGGTAGCGCGGGCTATCGTCGCCAGGGCACAGGAGCAGGGTATTTCGATCCCCGCAACCGACACCTTCGAGACAATCCGGGGTAAGGGGGTGCTCGCCACCGTCGGCGGCCGCCTGATCGCTCTCGGCAACCGGGCGATGCTCGCGGACGTGAACATCGTCCTCGATGAAGGGGCCGAGGCTGCGGTCGTCCACCTCGAAGAGGAGGGCAAGACCGTTGCCATCCTCGTCGCCGACAGTGTGGTCGCCGGCATCATCGCCGTCGCCGACACCCTCAAGCCCACGGCGATGGCGGCAGTCGCAGGGCTGAAGGAGATGGGGCTCTCTGTTGCGATGATCACCGGAGACAATCCCGGGACCGCCAGGGCGATCGCCGGGATGATCGGGATCGACCGCGTCTTTGCCGGGGTGCTCCCCGACGTCAAAGCCGCCGAGATCAGGGCGTTTCAGGAGGAAGGCCGGAGGGTCGCCTTCGTCGGGGATGGGATCAACGACGCCCCGGCCCTTGCGCAGGCCGACCTCGGGATCGCCATCGGCGGCGGGACCGACGTCGCTATCGAGAGCGGCGGCGTGGTCCTGGTCAGGGACGACCTCACCGACGTCCCGGCAGCGATCCAGCTTGCGCAGAAAGTGATTGGACGGGTCAAAATCAACCTCTTCTGGGCGTTCGCCTACAATGCTGCCCTCATACCGGTGGCGGCGGGGGTGCTCTACCCGACCTTCGGGATCACCTTCAGGCCCGAACTCGCCGGCCTCGCCATGGCGGCAAGTTCGGTCACCGTTGTCACTCTCTCCCTCCTGCTCAAAGGATATATACCAAAAGCAAAAAGAGAGAGGACGGAGGTATCGAAGATGGAGACTGACCCGGTCTGCAAGATGAAGGTCGACCCGAAGACGGCGAAGTTCACAACAGATTACAAAGGAAAGACCTACTACTTCTGTGCACCCGGCTGCAAGAAGGAGTTCGAGAAGGACCCGGAAAAATACCTTGGATAACCCGGCATTTTTTCCGGATCCTTCCAGGCGACAATGCAGGCCGGTAGAAAATATCCCTTATAATCCCCTATATCCCAAAATCTCCCCATTATTCTGCGAAGATATATACTTTTAAGTATGGGGGGGACAAATAAAAAAGTGATTTATTCCACAGGTGAGAGAGAGGTTGACCAGAATATTTGTTCCAAAACGGGTGTTTTTTACCTGCGGCGTGGGGAGGGATTCGGAATATCTCGGTTCATTCGAGATGGCACTCAGAACGGCAAAGATCGAGTGCTACAATCTCGTGACCGTTAGTTCCATCCTGCCCCCGAAATGCCGGATCATCCCGCGTGAGGAAGGTCTTGCCGACCTCGATCCAGGGAGCATCGTATTTACAGTAATGTCAAGGATCTCCTCCAACGAGTCGCACCGCCGGATATCGGCATCCATCGGGGTCGCAATCCCGGAGTCCATGGAGGAGCAGTGGGGCTACTTCGCCGAGCACCACGCCTTCGGCGACGGGAAAGAGAAGGCAGGAAAGTATGCCGAAGACCTTGCGTACCGGATGTACCAGAGTATCACCGACAAAACACCAGAAAAGACGCTCAACATCACTGAAAGCGCAATCGTAGATGAAGACGGCCACTGGACTACGGTCCTTGCCGCCGCCATCTTTCTCATGGAGTAATTATGACGTCACGTACACGTGCGCACCACACCACCTGCCCATACTGCAACGAAGAGGTTTATCTTGAGGAGCTGATCGGGGGTAAATGCCCGCTCTGCGGCAGCACCCTCGAGGAGCCCGAGGACGAGTGCCTTGAGGTCGATGACGGCCTCGAGCGCTCAGACCTCTCGTGGCTCATCTGCCATTACTTCCTCTTCAAAAAAATGGACGAACTCGGTGCCAACCCCCTCCAGATCATGGAGGTGATCTCCCGTCTCGACAGAGAAGGCGCATTCGAGGAGGAGAACGAAGAGCACGTGTCCTTTGAACTGGAAGTGCCGTTCAGCCGCCTTGAGAGGATCCTGCCAAAGCGGTGCAGCTGCTGCGGCCGGTCGTTTTTCAGGGGCGGAAAAAAAGTATTTGCCGGGGAGAGCGGGCAGGCGGGTTACGCCATCTCGTACCGCTGCCCCCTCTGTTCTCAGTAAGTCCGTGCAATAACCGTCGAGGTGCCGGGGCGCCCGCAGACGATGCAGGCCCCCTCACTCTTTCCGATATGAGCGTTGCGCACTTCTGTTCCGAGCACACTCGCATTCGTCTCTTTTTCGATTGCTTCTGCACAGGCCTCGTCGCCGCACCAGTTGACGACGGCGATCCCGGTCTTCGTCGCCTCGACCGCCGCATCCACGCTCTCCGCCTGAACGATCCTGGAGGTGAGAGACGCTTCGGCCTGTTCGCGCAACCGCCCTGCAAACGCTGCCAGGACTGACGGGATCTCTCCGGCAAGACCGGCGCGCAAGAGCGTCATCTTCTCACCGTCCCGGGTAGCGGCGACGACGGTGCCGGCCGCAAGGTCTCTCGGGCCGACCTCGATGCGCAGGGGCACACCCCGCATCTCCCAGTGGTAATACTTCGCCCCCGGCCGCAGTTCGCGGTCGTCGACCTTCACCCGGAGACCGGTCGCCTCAAGTTCGGCCTTGAGCGCCTCTGCAGCCGCCCTGACCTCCTCGGCCTGCTTTTTCATGATGATCGGGATGATCACAACCTGCACCGGCGCCACTTTCGGCGGGAGCACCAGACCGCGGTCATCGCCGTGGACACCGATCGCCGCTGCAATGCAGCGTTCCGAGATCCCGTAACAGGTCTGGGAGACAAACTGCTGTTCCCCTGTGGCGTCCTCGTAGGTGATGTTGAAGGTTTTTGAGAAATGGGTGCCGAGATGGTGGGCGGTGCCCACCTGCAGGGTGCGGCCGTCAGGCATCAGGGCGTCGACGGCCATCGTATAGTCGGCGCCGGGGAACTTATCCCAGTCCGGACGGCGGGATATGATCACCGGGATGCAGAGGTCGTCGTAGAACTGCGTATAGAGGGAGAGAGCGGTCTCAACCTGTGCCGCTGCCTCGTCCCAGGTTGCATGGGCAGTGTGGGCCTCCTTGAAGGAGGTGATCTCGCGGAGACGGATGAGCGGGCGCGTGTGCTTCGTCTCGTACCTGAAGGTGTTGACGATCTGGTAGATCTTGATCGGCAGGTCGGCGTGAGAGCGCACCCAGAGGGCGAACATCGGATACATGGCGGTCTCGCTCGTCGGCCGCAGGGCGAGCGGGACGTCGAGTTCGGTGAGGCCGCCATGGGTGACCCAGTAGACCTCCTCCTCAAACCCCTTGATGTGCTCGGCCTCTTTCATGAACTCGGTCTTCGGGATGAGGAGGGGAAACAGGGTCTCATCGTGGCCGGATCCATCGAGCAGGCCGCGGAGGATCGTATAGGTGTGCCGTCGCAACCCGAACCCGAAGGGAAACCAGACATACAGCCCCTTCACCGGGTAGCGGACGTCCATGATCTCGGCGCGCCAGAGCACGTCATTATACCAGGCTGAAAAATCGGATTTTGGGGGGAGTGAACCGCTCTCGTCTTCCATTGGGGTACCTCAGACCACTATCTGTAGGAGCGCGGGCGTAATAAATGCCTCTACAACAGCCGCTGCGGCGAGAAGCGGGACGACAGTGCGGAGAAAGAACCCACCAAGACGGGCTGCTTCGGCAGCGGCGTCACCGGCACCGGATATATCGGCAAGGAGAGAGCGGGCGAGGGCGAGTCCCAGGGCCGCCGCAATGAACAGGGCCGGAAGCTCGAAGATCCCGTGGGGAATGAGCCCGACGGCAAGCCCGATCGGGCCGAGGCGTTCTGCGATCTCGCCGGCAAAGACCCCGATGATCAGGCCGTTCGAGAGGAGGATGAACAGCGTCAGGAGGCCGAAGGTCGCCCCGCCCAGGAAGAGAAGAAGGCAGGCCTGCAGGTTGTTCAGGAAGATCTTCAGAGCGAGCATCCCGGGGGAGTCTCCCAGGATATCAGCAAAGACACCGTTTTTGACCACCTCGATCAGCTGGTCGGCCACCGGATCGCCGGAGAGGAGAACGGCATAGCCGGCGGCGATCCCGAGGAGGAAGACGCCGACCGAGACGACGAGGTAGGTGCCGAACTCCCGCCTAGACATAGATAACCATCCGCATCATGTCCCGGACGCCCGGCGCCATGCCAACGACAATCATGGCAAGGAGGACCAGATGCCAGAAGGCGACATTCCCCTCCTTCCGGTAGAGTTCGAGCACATAGATCGCCGGGACGATCACGGCGAGTTTCAGCGGGAACATGGAAAAAGCCGTCCCGCTCCACTCGATCAGGGCCGAACCCACCACATGCTGCTCCACGTAGTGGAGGGAGTGAAGGTCGATGCCGAACGAGGTGGCAGAGGCGTCAAAGAGGTGGCCGACGATCAGCAGGAGATAGAGAGGATCGCTGACGTACTCCCAGCCGAGGACATAGCGGAGAAACGCAAAAACCGCCGCCGAGGAGACTGCGGCCATCGCCGGTATGGCAAGGAGCACGACCAGATCGACGCGGGTGTTTGCGGCGCCCCAGAGGATGAGGAGAACGAAGAAGGCAGCCGAAAGGGCAACCCCGATCAGCCCGTATGTCCGGGAATACTCGCGGACGACCCCCTTCACTTCGAGGAGGCGGGAGAGGAAGAGGGCGCCGACGGTGATGAAAAAGACGACGAAGAAGATGATCGGGGTGATCAGCAGGATGCGAAGGTCGGAAGCGATCATGCCGGTATCCTCGACGACCCGCAGGAGCCCGCCCAGGATGACAAAGGGGATTGTCGCCAGGACAAAG from Methanofollis liminatans DSM 4140 encodes:
- a CDS encoding heavy metal translocating P-type ATPase; translation: MSGEDGETDETTRKETLKVSGMHCATCAVTLEKALKNVEGVKSASVNLGAEQAAVEYDPARVSAASLQQAVTGAGYGVITGTAVLKVGGMMCATCVRTVEAALESLPGVFTATVNLGSERAYVTYNPDAVTVAEMAKAIEEAGYQYIGTEEEETGEIERKAREADLNDKRWRIAIGAVASAVLMGIMWTAPPLPFDMAYLMLVIAAPAFAYLSWPIFLAAWRALRNRTLNMDVMYSMGIGVAFAASVLGTFGIVLTQEYLFYETAVMLATFLTLGRYLEARAKGRTGEAIAALIRLRPKTATVLVDGKEEKRPIDEVLPGDTVLVRSGERVPVDGTVNRGESYVDESMITGEPLPVRKEAGEGVVGGTINGDGVLEVAATRVGRDTVLAQIIRLVEEAQGTKPPVQRIADTAVAYFIPAVLSIAAAAFLFWYLVAGATLLFALSTLISVLVVACPCALGLATPTAITVGVGRGAELGILIKSGEALEAAERLDTVAFDKTGTLTEGKPRVTDIVGLALTAEESLALAAGAEQNSNHPVARAIVARAQEQGISIPATDTFETIRGKGVLATVGGRLIALGNRAMLADVNIVLDEGAEAAVVHLEEEGKTVAILVADSVVAGIIAVADTLKPTAMAAVAGLKEMGLSVAMITGDNPGTARAIAGMIGIDRVFAGVLPDVKAAEIRAFQEEGRRVAFVGDGINDAPALAQADLGIAIGGGTDVAIESGGVVLVRDDLTDVPAAIQLAQKVIGRVKINLFWAFAYNAALIPVAAGVLYPTFGITFRPELAGLAMAASSVTVVTLSLLLKGYIPKAKRERTEVSKMETDPVCKMKVDPKTAKFTTDYKGKTYYFCAPGCKKEFEKDPEKYLG
- a CDS encoding pyruvoyl-dependent arginine decarboxylase → MRERLTRIFVPKRVFFTCGVGRDSEYLGSFEMALRTAKIECYNLVTVSSILPPKCRIIPREEGLADLDPGSIVFTVMSRISSNESHRRISASIGVAIPESMEEQWGYFAEHHAFGDGKEKAGKYAEDLAYRMYQSITDKTPEKTLNITESAIVDEDGHWTTVLAAAIFLME
- the proS gene encoding proline--tRNA ligase gives rise to the protein MEDESGSLPPKSDFSAWYNDVLWRAEIMDVRYPVKGLYVWFPFGFGLRRHTYTILRGLLDGSGHDETLFPLLIPKTEFMKEAEHIKGFEEEVYWVTHGGLTELDVPLALRPTSETAMYPMFALWVRSHADLPIKIYQIVNTFRYETKHTRPLIRLREITSFKEAHTAHATWDEAAAQVETALSLYTQFYDDLCIPVIISRRPDWDKFPGADYTMAVDALMPDGRTLQVGTAHHLGTHFSKTFNITYEDATGEQQFVSQTCYGISERCIAAAIGVHGDDRGLVLPPKVAPVQVVIIPIIMKKQAEEVRAAAEALKAELEATGLRVKVDDRELRPGAKYYHWEMRGVPLRIEVGPRDLAAGTVVAATRDGEKMTLLRAGLAGEIPSVLAAFAGRLREQAEASLTSRIVQAESVDAAVEATKTGIAVVNWCGDEACAEAIEKETNASVLGTEVRNAHIGKSEGACIVCGRPGTSTVIARTY
- a CDS encoding stage II sporulation protein M, which translates into the protein MSRREFGTYLVVSVGVFLLGIAAGYAVLLSGDPVADQLIEVVKNGVFADILGDSPGMLALKIFLNNLQACLLLFLGGATFGLLTLFILLSNGLIIGVFAGEIAERLGPIGLAVGLIPHGIFELPALFIAAALGLALARSLLADISGAGDAAAEAARLGGFFLRTVVPLLAAAAVVEAFITPALLQIVV
- a CDS encoding DUF63 family protein, with product MIREFLYKYYIDPIMYGQPYTIVDTLTYALILILSVYLVYRGLRRFGIEIDRDFVLATIPFVILGGLLRVVEDTGMIASDLRILLITPIIFFVVFFITVGALFLSRLLEVKGVVREYSRTYGLIGVALSAAFFVLLILWGAANTRVDLVVLLAIPAMAAVSSAAVFAFLRYVLGWEYVSDPLYLLLIVGHLFDASATSFGIDLHSLHYVEQHVVGSALIEWSGTAFSMFPLKLAVIVPAIYVLELYRKEGNVAFWHLVLLAMIVVGMAPGVRDMMRMVIYV